The Bernardetia litoralis DSM 6794 genome includes a window with the following:
- a CDS encoding PD-(D/E)XK nuclease family protein: MSSPVSSLSFLQKVATKLYQEWKTDISDLHIVLPTRRACLYFKTFLSEIADETIFSPKVISLEDFIVGSSGLEIEDTSTLVFELYDSYQRFDKAVAGSLERFAPMAITMLSDFNLIDRNLVKSHELFEYLDEVKTMERWGEMFGDAEQDSTISNLSKIQEYYLFWENVEKTYNHFREKLESSNRAYSGLAFRWVYENLEQIIEDQRIECAVFVGFNQLYKAEELIIQKLEKLGKAKTYWDMDAFYIDAKWHEAGNYFRKFLQNGFIKGRREEVSFIENLIQTEKKEIEVISVVNTITQAKTAGHLLNEMIEKLVYKNEFFKFSQARNHTAVLLPDETMLLPMLYSLPKSSEGVNIQKLVNITMGVSLKNTPLFSLIKNLFQAQENMLRDEEQPLSVYHKDLQRILQHPYIRPMEEDENPPLKRMHDENIIYFSVKELSDYKINGWLYGQLFEDWGKNERNPKSDDTDTGNIHKALRSFFKIIEALAHRFTQAEFSLESEYLFEFYKLLKQVERMIITYAPNEETHIGNSIFGEIDEELSQKLNKNKSKSSEKQSKKTKLKIPLKIESFERLLLELMRDRKIPFTGEPIAPIQIMGMLESRALDFENVIIISANEGIFPRGKVLNSSIPFDIRLQFKLPTHTEDDAAYSYNFYRLLQRSKKITLIYASDMEGMRGGEPSRYVNQIKSELAHLENISFYESRLELPLPTFENSTRIVEKTPAIIQRLEKYLTQEGLSPSYISRYLEEPMRFYEKKVLKLNEPPMMEEDLFQHTYGQVMHEALEELFEPLVGKEINEEWLDKTRKDKENLKLLVEKLITKLAGGVMHDTGKNFLLKEVTQSLIPEFMRLQKEEAPIRLIALEQQLKNTITFDIKIDGQIRKIPLKLIGTADRIDIITTKEGIKRLQVIDYKTGKMDAAALKADTFEQLLSDEKAKIIQLVLYKYLFIKTYQAGQIKHLPTDFSLEEYQIVSGFWFFRKLSSNFTPYHLKAEKDLTLDGFLAEVETFLQKVVENMLDAAIPFSDVIDVDIWEEEVE, translated from the coding sequence ATGTCTTCACCTGTTTCTTCCTTATCTTTCCTTCAAAAAGTTGCTACCAAATTATACCAAGAATGGAAAACTGATATTTCAGATTTGCACATTGTTCTTCCAACCAGAAGAGCGTGTCTGTATTTCAAAACGTTTCTTTCAGAAATTGCAGATGAAACTATTTTTTCTCCAAAAGTAATTTCATTAGAAGATTTTATTGTTGGTTCTTCGGGTTTAGAAATTGAAGATACAAGTACACTTGTTTTTGAATTATATGATTCTTACCAACGTTTTGATAAAGCTGTTGCTGGTTCATTAGAACGTTTTGCACCAATGGCAATTACGATGCTCTCAGATTTTAATTTGATAGATAGAAATTTGGTAAAATCTCACGAATTATTTGAATATTTGGATGAGGTAAAAACAATGGAACGCTGGGGAGAAATGTTTGGAGATGCAGAGCAAGATAGTACAATAAGCAATCTTAGTAAGATTCAAGAATATTATCTTTTTTGGGAAAATGTAGAAAAAACCTATAATCATTTTAGAGAAAAATTAGAGAGTTCTAACCGTGCTTATAGTGGTTTGGCTTTTCGTTGGGTATATGAAAATTTGGAACAGATAATTGAAGACCAACGAATAGAATGTGCTGTTTTTGTAGGTTTTAATCAACTTTATAAAGCTGAAGAATTAATAATTCAAAAACTAGAAAAGCTAGGAAAAGCCAAAACATATTGGGACATGGATGCTTTTTATATCGATGCCAAATGGCACGAAGCAGGAAATTACTTTAGAAAATTTCTTCAAAATGGATTTATAAAAGGAAGACGAGAAGAAGTGTCATTTATTGAAAATCTTATCCAAACAGAGAAAAAAGAAATTGAAGTAATCAGCGTAGTAAATACGATTACACAAGCCAAAACAGCAGGACATTTACTCAATGAAATGATTGAGAAATTGGTATATAAAAATGAGTTTTTTAAGTTTTCGCAGGCTCGTAATCATACAGCCGTTTTGTTGCCTGATGAAACAATGCTTTTACCGATGCTTTATTCGCTTCCAAAAAGTAGCGAAGGCGTAAATATTCAAAAGCTAGTTAATATTACGATGGGTGTTTCGCTCAAAAACACGCCTTTGTTTTCTCTAATAAAAAATCTTTTTCAGGCACAAGAAAACATGTTGCGTGATGAAGAACAGCCTCTAAGCGTTTATCATAAAGATTTACAAAGAATATTACAACATCCTTATATTCGTCCAATGGAAGAAGATGAAAATCCTCCTTTGAAGCGAATGCACGATGAAAATATCATTTATTTTTCTGTAAAAGAATTATCAGATTATAAAATAAATGGCTGGTTGTACGGACAACTTTTTGAAGATTGGGGGAAAAATGAACGAAATCCTAAATCAGATGACACAGATACAGGAAATATTCACAAGGCTTTGCGTTCTTTTTTCAAAATTATTGAAGCCTTGGCGCATCGTTTTACGCAAGCTGAATTTTCTTTAGAAAGTGAATATTTGTTTGAGTTTTATAAGCTCTTAAAGCAAGTGGAAAGAATGATAATTACCTATGCACCAAATGAAGAAACGCATATTGGAAATTCTATTTTTGGAGAAATTGATGAAGAATTAAGTCAGAAATTAAATAAAAATAAATCAAAATCATCTGAAAAACAAAGTAAAAAAACAAAGCTAAAAATTCCTTTAAAGATAGAATCTTTTGAAAGATTACTTTTGGAGTTGATGCGTGATAGAAAAATCCCATTTACTGGAGAACCCATTGCACCTATTCAGATTATGGGAATGTTGGAAAGTAGAGCTTTAGATTTTGAAAATGTGATTATTATTTCGGCAAATGAAGGGATTTTTCCTCGTGGAAAAGTACTAAATTCTAGTATTCCGTTTGATATTCGTTTGCAATTCAAACTTCCTACACATACAGAAGATGATGCTGCTTATTCGTATAATTTTTATAGACTTTTGCAGAGAAGTAAAAAAATAACGCTCATTTATGCCTCAGATATGGAGGGAATGCGTGGAGGCGAACCAAGTCGTTATGTCAATCAAATCAAGAGTGAATTGGCTCATTTAGAGAATATTAGTTTTTATGAATCTCGTTTAGAATTGCCTTTACCGACCTTCGAAAACAGCACTAGAATTGTAGAAAAAACGCCTGCCATTATTCAAAGACTAGAAAAATATTTAACACAAGAAGGACTCTCGCCAAGTTATATTAGTCGTTATTTGGAAGAACCGATGCGTTTTTATGAAAAGAAAGTTTTGAAACTAAATGAACCTCCGATGATGGAAGAGGATTTGTTTCAACACACTTACGGACAGGTTATGCACGAGGCGTTGGAAGAACTTTTTGAGCCGTTGGTGGGAAAAGAAATTAATGAAGAATGGCTAGACAAAACACGAAAAGACAAAGAAAATTTGAAACTTTTGGTAGAAAAACTAATCACAAAACTGGCTGGTGGTGTGATGCACGACACAGGAAAGAATTTTTTATTGAAAGAAGTTACACAGTCTTTGATTCCCGAATTTATGCGTTTGCAAAAAGAGGAAGCTCCTATTCGTTTGATTGCCTTAGAACAACAACTCAAAAATACAATTACTTTTGATATAAAAATAGACGGACAAATCAGAAAAATTCCTTTAAAACTCATCGGAACGGCTGACAGAATTGATATTATCACAACAAAAGAAGGAATAAAAAGGCTACAAGTCATCGATTATAAAACTGGAAAAATGGATGCAGCAGCATTAAAAGCCGATACTTTCGAACAGCTTTTGAGTGATGAAAAAGCCAAAATTATTCAACTCGTTTTATACAAATATTTGTTTATCAAAACCTATCAAGCAGGACAAATAAAGCATTTGCCAACAGACTTTAGCTTAGAAGAATATCAAATTGTTTCTGGGTTTTGGTTTTTTAGAAAGCTAAGTTCCAATTTTACGCCGTACCACCTCAAAGCCGAAAAAGATTTGACTTTAGATGGATTTTTAGCAGAAGTAGAAACTTTTTTACAGAAAGTAGTAGAAAATATGCTAGATGCAGCGATTCCCTTCTCTGATGTGATTGATGTGGATATTTGGGAGGAGGAAGTGGAATAA
- a CDS encoding AAA family ATPase, protein MELLYLWIEDYKNIKQQGFNFSPLYDFHFEPDKPDENGKIVSGTLTDKITEEEREKKRYFYEDFFGEGISNVTAIVGENGAGKSSVISALKDMIGTQVLNEYTDDSNIIIVFLDENIFRLVVFGNLTVNHFCEYIDRKSVSKFLNIIYYSNGLENEDYPSDYEKINDISTTFLLNNAIEERTEITLDKNYHIKYILRAYSTNEIQKQISFITSKVYNKYSFGYPQLFFIFLDEYQSIFNSIPVVNRYTKDRKKITKILDSIFEIQEGDDLNMSFEITAYKNILEMILYPKIASDNNANKVHKSLIDYDNKTFYKNSPSKKFYTILQVYSTMSKTKVESLPIIFFVKKLMIFLRKIKLKNKNRGAFHNAGAIIDVKKCALEINALLRVYDKVKQQINAAFLSFQIRDISYGEYSLLSILARLYDLKHSISENSIKKKLLILIDEGELGLHPQWQKQYLKILLETLPKIFPNKQIQLILTSHSPFLVSDLPKENVIFLEKEENTGLCKVSKLDSMKHTFGANIHTLLTDSFFMKGGLVGEFAQSKIDKTIDILNESEPKKEDLDTCEMIISMIGEPIVKTMLQKLLDSKRLRKVDKHETDIEQMRKELLELQEWKKIKEEQDKNKQ, encoded by the coding sequence ATGGAACTCCTTTATCTTTGGATTGAAGACTATAAAAATATCAAACAACAAGGATTTAATTTTAGTCCCTTGTATGATTTTCATTTTGAGCCAGATAAACCAGATGAAAATGGAAAAATTGTAAGTGGAACTTTGACAGATAAGATAACAGAAGAAGAACGAGAAAAGAAAAGATATTTTTATGAGGATTTTTTTGGAGAAGGAATAAGCAATGTTACTGCTATTGTTGGAGAGAATGGAGCTGGGAAGAGTTCGGTAATATCAGCACTAAAAGATATGATAGGAACACAGGTATTAAATGAATATACAGATGATTCTAATATTATAATAGTGTTTCTTGATGAAAACATATTTCGTCTTGTAGTATTTGGAAACCTTACTGTAAATCATTTCTGTGAATATATTGACAGAAAAAGTGTTAGTAAATTTTTAAATATTATATACTATTCTAATGGCTTAGAAAACGAAGATTACCCTAGTGATTATGAAAAAATTAATGACATATCTACTACATTTCTACTGAATAATGCCATAGAAGAAAGAACAGAAATAACATTAGACAAAAATTATCACATTAAATACATATTGCGAGCCTACTCTACCAATGAAATACAAAAGCAGATAAGTTTTATTACTTCTAAAGTATATAATAAATATTCTTTTGGATACCCCCAGTTATTCTTCATTTTTTTGGATGAATACCAATCAATATTTAATAGCATTCCCGTCGTAAATAGATATACAAAAGATAGAAAAAAAATCACAAAAATTTTAGATTCTATATTCGAAATACAAGAGGGTGATGATTTGAACATGAGTTTTGAAATAACTGCTTATAAAAATATTCTTGAGATGATTTTATATCCAAAAATAGCATCAGATAATAATGCTAATAAAGTACATAAATCACTTATAGATTACGACAATAAAACCTTTTATAAAAATTCTCCTAGCAAGAAATTTTATACAATTCTTCAAGTTTATTCTACTATGAGCAAAACAAAAGTGGAGTCTTTACCTATTATTTTCTTTGTAAAAAAACTTATGATTTTTTTAAGAAAAATAAAATTAAAAAATAAAAATAGGGGAGCTTTTCACAATGCAGGAGCTATAATAGATGTGAAAAAGTGTGCTCTAGAAATTAATGCCTTATTAAGGGTTTATGATAAGGTAAAACAACAAATAAATGCTGCTTTTCTTTCATTTCAAATAAGAGATATAAGTTATGGAGAATACTCGCTTTTATCTATTCTTGCACGTTTATACGATTTAAAACATAGTATATCGGAAAACTCAATAAAGAAAAAACTTTTGATTCTAATAGACGAAGGCGAACTAGGTTTACATCCACAATGGCAAAAGCAGTATTTAAAAATCTTGCTTGAAACTTTACCAAAAATATTCCCAAACAAACAAATCCAACTTATTCTAACTTCTCACTCTCCTTTTTTGGTTTCTGATTTACCGAAAGAAAATGTTATTTTTTTGGAAAAAGAAGAGAATACAGGTTTGTGTAAAGTGTCCAAACTAGACAGTATGAAACACACATTTGGAGCAAATATTCACACGCTTCTGACAGATTCATTTTTTATGAAAGGTGGTTTGGTGGGAGAGTTTGCTCAAAGTAAAATTGATAAAACGATTGATATTTTGAATGAAAGCGAACCAAAGAAAGAAGATTTAGATACATGTGAAATGATTATTTCAATGATTGGAGAACCGATTGTAAAAACGATGTTACAAAAACTTTTGGATAGTAAACGCCTTCGAAAAGTAGATAAACATGAAACAGATATTGAGCAGATGAGAAAAGAATTATTAGAATTGCAAGAGTGGAAAAAGATAAAAGAAGAGCAAGATAAAAACAAACAATAA
- a CDS encoding MBL fold metallo-hydrolase has product MNIEQIYTGCLAQGAYYITSNGEAAIIDPLREVQPYLDRLAKDDVKLKYVFETHFHADFVSGHLDLSKKTGAPIVYGATADPEFDAIIAEDGQTFKVGNITIKALHTPGHTMESTTYLLLDENGKEHAIFSGDTLFIGDVGRPDLAQKAADMTQEQLAATLYHSLRDKIMTLPDETTVYPAHGAGSACGKNMSKETVSTIGEQKKLNYALRADMTEQEFVNEVTDGLLPPPGYFGMNVAMNKKGYDSLDDVMKKGKQALEPNAFEVAAEESGALILDTRNPKEFYKGFVPQSINIGIDGGFAPWVGAMIMDVNQPILLITDEGREEETIIRLSRVGFDNILGYLKGGFDGWKVAGKEIDTVNRISPEEFAQKFDKETSKVIDVRKQSEYAAQHIEEAYNKPLDFINDWVKDINPDEHFFMHCAGGYRSMIAASILEARGYRNFTEIEGGFAQIEKQEAIPTSNFVCQSKTLAK; this is encoded by the coding sequence ATGAACATAGAACAAATTTATACAGGCTGTTTGGCACAAGGTGCTTATTATATTACTTCAAATGGCGAAGCTGCTATCATTGACCCACTTCGTGAAGTGCAACCTTATCTTGACCGTTTGGCAAAAGATGATGTAAAATTAAAATATGTTTTTGAAACGCATTTTCACGCAGATTTTGTTTCTGGACATTTAGATTTATCCAAAAAAACAGGTGCGCCAATCGTTTATGGAGCAACAGCAGATCCCGAATTTGATGCCATCATCGCAGAAGATGGACAGACATTTAAAGTAGGAAATATTACTATCAAAGCTCTTCACACACCAGGGCATACAATGGAAAGTACAACCTATTTGCTTTTAGATGAAAATGGCAAAGAACATGCTATTTTCTCTGGCGATACACTTTTTATTGGAGATGTTGGTCGTCCAGATTTGGCACAAAAAGCAGCCGACATGACGCAAGAACAACTCGCAGCAACACTTTATCATTCTTTGAGAGATAAAATTATGACTTTGCCAGATGAAACTACTGTTTATCCAGCACATGGCGCAGGTAGTGCGTGTGGAAAAAATATGAGCAAAGAAACTGTTTCTACTATTGGAGAGCAGAAAAAACTTAATTATGCTTTACGTGCAGACATGACAGAGCAAGAATTTGTAAACGAAGTGACAGACGGACTTTTGCCTCCTCCAGGGTATTTTGGAATGAATGTAGCTATGAACAAAAAAGGCTATGATAGTTTGGATGATGTAATGAAAAAAGGCAAACAGGCTTTAGAGCCAAACGCTTTTGAAGTGGCAGCAGAAGAAAGTGGAGCATTAATTTTGGATACTCGCAATCCAAAAGAGTTTTATAAAGGATTTGTGCCTCAATCTATAAATATCGGAATTGATGGTGGTTTTGCGCCTTGGGTGGGAGCTATGATTATGGACGTAAATCAGCCTATTTTGCTTATCACTGATGAAGGAAGAGAAGAAGAAACAATTATTAGACTTAGCCGAGTAGGTTTTGATAATATTTTGGGGTATCTCAAAGGTGGTTTTGATGGTTGGAAAGTAGCAGGAAAAGAAATTGATACTGTAAATAGAATCTCTCCAGAAGAATTTGCTCAAAAATTTGATAAAGAAACAAGCAAAGTAATTGATGTCAGAAAACAAAGCGAATATGCAGCCCAACACATAGAAGAAGCCTATAACAAACCATTAGATTTTATTAATGATTGGGTAAAAGATATAAATCCAGATGAGCATTTCTTCATGCATTGTGCTGGTGGCTACCGTTCTATGATTGCAGCAAGTATTTTGGAAGCAAGAGGGTATCGCAATTTTACAGAAATTGAAGGTGGTTTTGCTCAAATTGAAAAACAAGAAGCTATTCCTACTTCAAATTTCGTTTGTCAGAGCAAAACGCTTGCTAAATAG
- a CDS encoding YeeE/YedE family protein — MIEFITQPWSWYVAGILVGLTVPTLLLIGNKSFGISSSLRHVCAMCVPAKIPFFQYEWKKEMWNLFFVVGVLLGGAIAANFLSNPNDIQIAAGLKADLTSYGITDYSNLVPLDIMNWQSLFTLKGFLLMVVGGFLVGFGTRYAGGCTSGHAIMGISTLQLPSLIATCCFMIGGFIMANLILPLILAL, encoded by the coding sequence ATGATAGAATTTATAACACAGCCATGGTCGTGGTACGTGGCAGGTATTTTGGTGGGCTTAACTGTACCTACACTTTTATTAATTGGCAACAAATCTTTTGGAATTAGTTCTTCTTTGCGTCATGTATGTGCCATGTGTGTACCTGCCAAAATTCCATTTTTTCAGTACGAATGGAAAAAAGAAATGTGGAATTTATTCTTTGTAGTAGGAGTTTTGTTAGGTGGAGCAATTGCAGCAAATTTTTTATCAAATCCAAATGATATTCAGATTGCAGCAGGTCTAAAAGCAGATTTAACTTCTTATGGAATTACAGATTATTCAAATCTTGTTCCTTTAGATATTATGAATTGGCAGAGTTTATTTACACTGAAAGGATTTTTATTGATGGTTGTAGGTGGATTTTTGGTTGGCTTCGGAACTCGTTATGCAGGTGGCTGTACAAGTGGACACGCCATTATGGGAATTTCTACACTTCAACTTCCTTCTTTGATTGCTACTTGTTGTTTTATGATAGGAGGATTTATCATGGCAAATCTTATTTTACCTTTAATCTTAGCTTTATAA
- a CDS encoding RNA polymerase sigma factor produces MSEFPFMSNISAHNGSQSIENVEHQEEEQELNNNENTTIRTVYIPSSEESQLIDDCIKGKRQAQHSLYEEFAPKMYAIAMRYAQTTLEADDILQESFINVFKHIEKFAKDCPIEFWIRKIVVNQALKAGRSKYDKAFKEEVSDINYNSEENIILDQFDLEELLEIIRKLPDGFQQIFNLYAIEGYKHKEIAELLGISVGTSKSQYARARAQLQEMLLKEDESYEQFRKQ; encoded by the coding sequence ATGAGTGAATTTCCTTTTATGTCAAACATTTCTGCACATAACGGAAGCCAATCAATTGAAAATGTTGAGCATCAAGAAGAAGAACAGGAACTAAATAATAATGAGAATACGACTATTCGTACAGTTTATATTCCATCTTCTGAAGAATCTCAACTTATCGATGATTGCATCAAGGGCAAACGTCAGGCGCAACATTCTTTGTATGAAGAATTTGCTCCCAAGATGTATGCTATTGCAATGCGTTATGCCCAAACAACACTAGAAGCAGATGATATTTTGCAAGAATCTTTTATTAATGTTTTTAAACATATAGAAAAATTTGCAAAAGATTGTCCGATAGAGTTTTGGATTCGTAAGATTGTTGTCAATCAAGCACTTAAAGCAGGTAGAAGCAAATATGACAAAGCCTTCAAAGAAGAAGTATCTGATATAAATTATAACTCGGAAGAGAATATAATTTTAGACCAATTCGACTTAGAAGAGCTTTTAGAGATTATTCGTAAACTGCCTGATGGATTTCAACAGATTTTTAATTTATATGCTATTGAAGGTTACAAACACAAAGAAATTGCAGAATTATTAGGAATCAGTGTAGGAACATCAAAATCACAGTATGCACGAGCAAGAGCGCAATTACAAGAAATGCTCTTGAAAGAAGATGAAAGTTATGAACAATTTCGGAAACAATAA
- a CDS encoding S1 RNA-binding domain-containing protein — protein sequence MDSYEVIRNIHKIGHLISGKVISYEIFEDDISRHADIELKTNSEFKSTIRILPLENDEQIPKVGSTINAVIVGHGYDTLYLSLDKKDFENVEDSKLFYQIIEELEENQIIEGTVLQVRPFGIFVDLSLPFLGLIDIGHTSFNKGECLPRDFNEKFKEGDKIKCIISYFRFHNRQIGLGYLSS from the coding sequence ATGGATTCATACGAAGTAATAAGAAATATTCACAAAATAGGTCATTTGATTTCTGGAAAAGTAATAAGCTATGAGATATTTGAAGATGACATCTCTAGACATGCTGACATAGAATTAAAAACTAATTCAGAGTTTAAATCTACAATTAGAATACTGCCGTTAGAAAATGATGAACAAATACCTAAAGTTGGCAGCACAATTAATGCCGTTATAGTTGGACATGGTTATGATACTTTATATTTAAGTCTTGATAAAAAAGACTTTGAAAATGTAGAAGATTCTAAACTTTTCTATCAAATTATTGAAGAATTAGAAGAAAATCAAATCATAGAAGGTACAGTCTTGCAAGTAAGACCTTTTGGAATTTTTGTTGATTTATCTTTACCCTTTTTGGGATTAATAGATATTGGACATACAAGTTTTAATAAAGGAGAGTGTTTACCTAGAGATTTTAATGAAAAATTTAAAGAAGGAGATAAAATAAAATGTATCATTTCTTATTTTAGATTTCATAATAGACAAATTGGATTAGGATATTTGTCAAGTTGA